A window of Clostridia bacterium contains these coding sequences:
- a CDS encoding NAD(P)/FAD-dependent oxidoreductase, protein MSVTQTFDAIILGGGAAGLMCAMEAGKRGRRIAVLDHAERVGKKILISGGGRCNFTNLHCQPENFLSANPHFCKSALARYTPSDFIALVEKHRIPYHEKTLGQLFCDRSAGDILGMLEEECRRAGVRILPKTPVREVVHGSGFTVRAGEDEFQAPALVVATGGLSIPKMGATAFGYELARQFGHRIRECRPGLVPLTFNPDDRQRFCDLAGVSTEIIASVADGRSRQHFREKMLITHRGLSGPAILQISSYWNKSDAVVIDLAPNREVTAPLRDPKARRDIASAKAAFRATLPNRFAERWLDLYQPAGWTNQALAEVERQVHRWEVLPEDTEGYDKAEVTAGGVDTAELSAKTMESRRVPGLFFIGEVVDVTGHLGGFNFQWAWASGFCAGQAI, encoded by the coding sequence ATAAGCGTGACTCAAACTTTCGATGCGATCATTTTGGGTGGCGGCGCCGCCGGTCTCATGTGCGCCATGGAAGCCGGCAAGCGCGGGCGTCGCATCGCCGTGCTCGATCACGCGGAACGCGTTGGCAAGAAAATCCTGATCTCCGGCGGCGGACGTTGTAATTTCACGAACCTGCACTGCCAGCCGGAAAACTTCCTCTCCGCCAACCCTCACTTCTGCAAGTCGGCGCTGGCCCGCTACACCCCATCGGACTTCATCGCGCTCGTCGAAAAGCATCGCATCCCTTATCACGAGAAGACACTCGGACAGCTTTTCTGCGACCGCTCAGCGGGCGATATTCTTGGAATGCTGGAGGAAGAGTGCCGTCGCGCGGGCGTCCGTATTCTTCCGAAAACGCCTGTGCGCGAGGTGGTGCATGGCAGCGGATTCACCGTGCGCGCTGGAGAAGACGAATTCCAGGCACCTGCGCTCGTGGTCGCGACCGGCGGGTTATCGATCCCGAAGATGGGCGCAACCGCTTTCGGATACGAACTCGCGCGGCAGTTCGGCCATCGCATCCGCGAATGTCGCCCGGGCCTCGTGCCGCTCACCTTCAATCCAGACGATCGCCAGCGCTTCTGCGATCTCGCCGGAGTCTCGACGGAAATCATTGCGTCCGTCGCCGACGGACGCAGCCGCCAGCACTTCCGCGAAAAGATGCTCATCACGCATCGTGGACTGAGCGGCCCAGCGATACTTCAGATCTCGTCATACTGGAACAAATCTGACGCGGTGGTTATCGATCTCGCACCCAATCGCGAAGTCACCGCTCCGCTGCGTGACCCGAAAGCCCGGCGCGACATTGCCTCGGCCAAAGCTGCATTTCGCGCCACGCTCCCCAACCGCTTCGCCGAACGTTGGCTCGATCTGTACCAGCCCGCCGGATGGACAAATCAGGCTCTCGCCGAAGTCGAACGACAGGTACATCGTTGGGAAGTGCTGCCCGAAGACACGGAAGGGTACGACAAAGCAGAAGTCACGGCGGGCGGCGTCGATACCGCCGAGCTCTCGGCCAAGACGATGGAGAGCCGCAGAGTTCCCGGGCTGTTTTTCATCGGAGAAGTTGTGGACGTGACCGGACACCTTGGTGGATTCAATTTCCAATGGGCGTGGGCATCTGGCTTCTGCGCCGGACAAGCAATCTAG
- the egtD gene encoding L-histidine N(alpha)-methyltransferase, with product MKEEVLEGLRRLPKTTPAKYFYDERGSALFEEICALPEYYPTRTEKALLTNNANELLRSLGRELCLIELGAGNCDKGRLLLQTGAVSTFVPVDISTEHLRTAGLDIANSFAGISVHAVAMDFLAGLGRLEALLPEAGRRVLLYAGSSIGNFDPLEACALLSQCRAVLGDDGALLIGFDLKKDRNVLVRAYNDAQGVTAAFNLNLLARFNRELDADFDLNAFRHVAWFNEEFSRIEMHLESAKRQEVRVAGERVAFEAMERIHTENSYKYGVDGFDALAGDAGFRRMALRIDGARYFAVGLYGVA from the coding sequence ATGAAAGAAGAAGTGCTCGAGGGACTGCGGCGTCTGCCGAAGACGACCCCGGCCAAGTACTTCTACGACGAACGCGGTTCGGCGCTATTCGAGGAGATATGTGCTCTGCCTGAGTACTACCCGACGCGCACGGAAAAAGCTCTTCTGACGAACAACGCGAATGAGTTGCTGCGGAGCTTGGGACGGGAGTTGTGTCTCATCGAGCTCGGCGCGGGCAATTGCGACAAGGGCAGATTGCTGCTGCAGACCGGCGCAGTATCGACGTTTGTCCCAGTGGATATCTCAACCGAACACTTGAGAACTGCCGGGCTGGATATTGCAAACTCGTTCGCCGGGATTTCTGTGCACGCCGTCGCGATGGACTTCCTGGCTGGCCTCGGAAGATTGGAAGCGCTGCTGCCGGAAGCGGGCCGGCGGGTGCTTCTGTATGCGGGCTCAAGCATTGGCAATTTCGATCCCCTCGAAGCGTGTGCGCTCCTTTCGCAGTGCCGCGCGGTGCTGGGCGATGATGGCGCACTGCTGATCGGCTTCGATCTCAAGAAAGATCGCAACGTGCTGGTTCGCGCCTACAACGACGCTCAGGGCGTGACGGCGGCATTCAATCTGAACCTGCTTGCTCGTTTCAATCGCGAGCTGGACGCCGACTTTGACCTGAATGCGTTTCGGCACGTCGCCTGGTTCAACGAGGAATTCAGCCGAATCGAGATGCATCTGGAAAGCGCAAAGAGACAGGAAGTGAGAGTGGCCGGAGAGCGCGTGGCCTTCGAGGCGATGGAGCGAATCCACACGGAAAATTCGTACAAGTATGGCGTGGATGGTTTCGATGCTCTCGCCGGCGATGCGGGATTCAGGCGAATGGCGTTGCGGATTGACGGAGCTCGCTACTTCGCGGTGGGGCTGTACGGGGTGGCATAA
- a CDS encoding Gfo/Idh/MocA family oxidoreductase, producing the protein MVRYGIVGFGLHAVRRLMPAFQKSEQSVAVALSRRDQTKARENAEHYGIPNVFATTEELCRCPDVDAVFVTTPNSLHLSDVLTSARHGKHILCEKPMAMNIEQAEQMIAAADSAGVQLGIAQCFRFAESVNRFRERVLRGDLGTVVAARCDFSFLGTESSRAWLRNAAISGGGPINDIGVHCIDALRYILGDDPIRVSALAEQDENFSEVEASAAISLLFPKGALGTVTVSYRSPYRTLLEVVGTEGVLTARNGLTINHPVTIDFIPNEGAAENEVVDNARAYVLQVDAFSAAVEGRQQFPVPGQEGAINQRILDAAYRSAKSGHAEDLA; encoded by the coding sequence ATGGTCAGGTACGGAATCGTCGGGTTTGGTCTGCATGCAGTTCGCCGCTTGATGCCCGCATTTCAGAAATCCGAGCAGTCGGTTGCAGTTGCTCTTTCAAGACGCGATCAGACCAAAGCGCGGGAGAATGCGGAGCACTACGGCATTCCAAATGTCTTTGCGACTACCGAGGAGCTCTGCCGGTGTCCTGACGTGGACGCCGTATTCGTCACAACCCCGAATTCCCTTCACCTCTCCGATGTCCTGACCTCAGCACGCCACGGCAAGCACATTCTTTGCGAGAAGCCGATGGCGATGAACATTGAGCAAGCCGAACAGATGATCGCCGCGGCAGATTCCGCGGGTGTTCAACTTGGTATCGCACAGTGCTTCCGTTTCGCGGAAAGCGTAAATCGCTTTCGCGAACGAGTTCTGCGGGGAGACCTCGGCACTGTGGTCGCCGCGCGATGCGACTTCTCGTTCCTGGGAACAGAAAGCTCAAGAGCGTGGCTCAGGAATGCAGCCATCTCCGGCGGCGGACCGATTAACGATATCGGCGTTCACTGTATTGACGCCCTTCGATACATCCTCGGCGACGACCCCATAAGGGTCAGCGCGTTGGCAGAACAGGATGAAAACTTCAGCGAAGTGGAAGCCTCTGCTGCAATCAGCCTGCTGTTCCCCAAAGGCGCGCTTGGAACGGTGACGGTTTCCTATCGCTCGCCTTATCGAACGTTGCTGGAAGTCGTCGGCACCGAGGGAGTCTTGACGGCAAGGAACGGGCTGACCATCAACCATCCCGTCACTATAGATTTCATCCCCAATGAGGGCGCGGCAGAGAACGAGGTCGTCGATAACGCACGCGCTTACGTTCTGCAGGTCGATGCCTTTTCCGCGGCGGTTGAGGGACGGCAGCAGTTTCCCGTGCCTGGGCAGGAGGGCGCGATCAACCAGCGAATCCTCGACGCCGCTTATCGCAGCGCGAAATCGGGACACGCAGAAGACTTAGCCTGA
- a CDS encoding ABC-F family ATP-binding cassette domain-containing protein has product MPPILNAQGLSKTYGAAPLFQNVSFTVSEGERIGLIGPNGSGKSTLLGILAGDIDSDIGEVAVRKRATLSYVVQESQFTPGATVRSVISDALQRAAVLESEHDTRLAETLGRAGFEDFDAEAAALSGGWRKRLAIVEALVQAPDILLLDEPTNHLDLAGIDWLETLLKNAPFACVVVSHDRYFLENVATEMAELNRAYPDGILRVNGNYSRFLEKKEEFLHAQAKHQDALENRVRTEIEWLRRGPKARATKAKARIDKANELIGELADLNARTRTAAAKIDFSATDRQTKRLIELKGVTYSIGGRTLFENLDFAITAGMSVGLVGPNGSGKTTLLRLLRGEANADSGKIHRADQLRIVYFDQNRQLDPDITLRRALAPHGDSVIYQDRVVHVASWASRFLFLSEQLNQPVGRLSGGERARVLIAQLMLQPADVLLLDEPTNDLDIPTLEILEESLLEYSGALVLVTHDRYMLDRVSTVVLGLDGQGAAERFADYSQWDLWQAERKQAEKSATPVNGDQPARNSPPVAPPVSAKKKLSYKEAREYATLEQRIADAEQLLAAKREAAENPAIATDSASLLSVHAEIEEAQKIVDELYARWAELEEKKS; this is encoded by the coding sequence TTGCCGCCGATTCTCAACGCACAAGGCCTGTCGAAAACCTACGGTGCCGCGCCGCTTTTCCAGAACGTCTCGTTCACCGTTTCCGAAGGTGAGCGTATCGGCCTCATCGGGCCAAACGGTTCCGGCAAGTCCACATTGCTCGGCATTCTCGCGGGAGATATAGACAGCGATATCGGGGAAGTCGCCGTACGCAAGCGCGCGACCCTCAGCTACGTCGTACAGGAATCGCAGTTCACTCCCGGCGCGACCGTGCGTTCCGTTATCAGCGACGCCCTGCAACGCGCCGCCGTGCTTGAGTCTGAGCACGACACTCGCCTCGCCGAAACACTCGGGCGCGCAGGCTTCGAAGACTTCGATGCCGAAGCCGCCGCACTCTCGGGTGGCTGGCGCAAGCGCCTCGCCATCGTCGAGGCACTGGTGCAGGCGCCAGACATCCTGCTGCTGGACGAACCTACAAACCACCTCGACCTCGCCGGAATCGATTGGCTCGAAACGCTTCTGAAAAACGCGCCGTTCGCTTGCGTAGTCGTCAGCCACGATCGCTATTTTCTGGAAAACGTCGCCACCGAGATGGCAGAACTGAATCGCGCTTACCCCGACGGCATTCTGCGTGTGAACGGAAACTACAGCAGGTTCCTAGAGAAGAAAGAAGAGTTCCTGCACGCGCAAGCCAAACACCAAGATGCGCTCGAGAATCGTGTTCGCACCGAAATTGAGTGGCTGCGTCGCGGTCCCAAGGCGCGCGCCACCAAGGCCAAAGCCCGCATCGACAAGGCGAACGAACTCATCGGCGAGCTTGCCGACCTGAATGCGCGCACTCGCACGGCGGCCGCGAAGATTGACTTCTCTGCCACGGATCGCCAGACCAAGCGCCTGATCGAGCTGAAAGGCGTCACTTACTCGATTGGCGGACGCACGCTCTTCGAGAACCTCGATTTCGCGATTACCGCAGGCATGAGCGTTGGACTTGTCGGGCCCAACGGCAGTGGGAAAACAACACTGCTGCGACTGCTGCGTGGCGAGGCCAACGCAGACTCTGGCAAGATCCACCGAGCCGACCAGTTGCGCATTGTGTACTTCGATCAGAACCGGCAGCTCGATCCTGACATCACTCTGCGCCGCGCGCTCGCGCCGCATGGCGACTCGGTCATCTACCAGGACCGGGTGGTTCACGTCGCTTCATGGGCGTCACGCTTCCTGTTCCTCAGCGAGCAACTCAACCAGCCCGTCGGACGCCTCTCCGGCGGAGAGCGTGCCCGCGTGCTCATTGCACAGCTCATGCTTCAGCCCGCGGACGTGCTGCTGCTCGACGAGCCCACGAACGATCTCGACATCCCGACGCTGGAGATTCTCGAAGAGAGCCTGCTCGAGTACAGTGGCGCGCTCGTGCTCGTCACTCACGATCGCTACATGCTGGATCGCGTCTCGACTGTTGTCCTTGGGCTCGATGGCCAGGGCGCAGCTGAACGCTTTGCCGACTACTCGCAGTGGGACCTTTGGCAAGCCGAGCGCAAGCAGGCCGAGAAATCTGCCACCCCAGTAAACGGCGATCAACCGGCGCGCAATTCCCCTCCGGTCGCACCTCCCGTGTCAGCGAAAAAGAAACTCTCCTACAAGGAAGCGCGCGAATACGCCACGCTCGAACAGCGCATTGCCGATGCCGAGCAGTTACTCGCAGCAAAACGCGAAGCCGCCGAAAACCCCGCTATCGCGACCGACTCCGCGAGCCTGCTCAGTGTCCACGCCGAAATTGAGGAAGCGCAGAAGATCGTCGATGAGCTCTACGCCCGCTGGGCAGAGTTAGAAGAAAAGAAAAGCTGA
- the egtB gene encoding ergothioneine biosynthesis protein EgtB, which yields MSTAVHGHLSPIADGLARRFIAVRTLSMRLTENLSAEDQMLQSMPDASPIKWHLAHTTWFFETFILRDHVRAYKPLDERYRYLFNSYYKQIGGHPYRGSRGLMSRPSLQQVDEYRRHVDAAVLAELETASDEVLRLVELGINHEQQHQELMVTDIKHALWSGPLLAEAANAGPRPAAIAPRLTFIDVEGGVVPVGHEGDGFAFDNEGPRHEVLLRPSQIASRPVTNAEYMEFMADDGYRRPELWLSDGWDMVCAQGWNSPLYWERIDDGWCERTRDEVRNVNAAEPVCHISYYEADAYAQWVGVRLPGARLPREEEWEVVATRTPATGTLLDVNVLHPQPAAGEGMQQLFGDVWEWTASPYVAYPGYKAAAGAIGEYNGKFMCNQLVLRGGSCATPADHIRASYRNFFPPHARWQFSGVRLAKDVE from the coding sequence ATGTCAACGGCTGTCCACGGGCACCTATCGCCGATTGCCGACGGGCTTGCGCGGAGATTCATCGCAGTACGTACGCTGAGTATGCGCCTGACTGAGAACCTCTCTGCCGAGGACCAGATGCTGCAGTCAATGCCCGACGCGAGTCCGATCAAATGGCATCTTGCGCATACGACATGGTTCTTCGAGACGTTTATCTTGCGGGACCACGTTCGTGCGTACAAGCCGCTGGATGAGCGTTACAGGTACCTCTTCAATTCCTATTACAAACAAATCGGCGGGCATCCTTACCGCGGATCGCGCGGGTTGATGTCGCGTCCGTCGCTGCAACAAGTGGATGAGTACCGCCGCCACGTGGACGCAGCCGTGCTTGCAGAATTGGAGACGGCAAGCGACGAGGTGCTTCGGTTGGTAGAACTCGGCATCAACCACGAGCAACAGCATCAAGAGCTAATGGTGACGGACATCAAACATGCTCTGTGGTCAGGCCCGCTGCTGGCAGAGGCAGCGAACGCCGGGCCTCGTCCGGCGGCGATCGCTCCGCGACTAACCTTTATCGATGTCGAGGGCGGTGTCGTGCCGGTCGGGCACGAAGGCGACGGCTTTGCTTTCGACAACGAAGGCCCTCGGCATGAAGTGCTGCTGCGGCCATCCCAGATTGCATCGCGACCAGTAACGAACGCCGAATACATGGAGTTCATGGCCGATGACGGCTATCGGCGTCCCGAGTTGTGGCTGTCCGATGGTTGGGACATGGTTTGTGCGCAGGGCTGGAATTCACCGCTGTACTGGGAGCGCATCGACGATGGCTGGTGCGAGCGCACCAGGGATGAGGTCAGGAACGTGAACGCGGCGGAACCTGTGTGCCACATCAGCTACTACGAGGCGGATGCGTACGCGCAGTGGGTCGGCGTTCGACTCCCCGGTGCACGACTGCCGCGGGAAGAGGAGTGGGAGGTAGTCGCGACGCGCACGCCTGCAACGGGCACACTGCTGGACGTCAATGTTCTGCATCCGCAGCCCGCTGCGGGAGAGGGAATGCAGCAGCTGTTCGGAGATGTTTGGGAATGGACGGCGAGTCCGTACGTCGCGTACCCGGGTTACAAAGCTGCGGCCGGCGCAATCGGTGAATACAACGGGAAGTTCATGTGCAACCAGCTTGTGTTGCGCGGCGGTTCCTGCGCGACTCCGGCGGACCACATCCGTGCAAGCTACCGGAATTTCTTCCCGCCACATGCGAGATGGCAATTCTCGGGCGTACGTCTTGCGAAGGACGTGGAGTAG
- a CDS encoding DoxX family protein — protein MFPQLARFTDVALLLVRMMVAAIFISSGWSHLSDAEARSKSIGMSKGFTLLLGAAELLGALGILFGVLTQLAALGLILVMLGAIQKKATVWHTGFWGESGTYGWHYDLMLVLMCLVIIVTDGGRLVLL, from the coding sequence ATGTTTCCACAGTTAGCGCGGTTCACGGATGTCGCTTTACTGTTGGTTCGAATGATGGTGGCCGCAATCTTCATCTCGAGCGGGTGGAGTCATCTTAGCGATGCTGAAGCTCGCAGCAAGAGCATAGGAATGAGTAAGGGCTTCACATTGCTCCTCGGTGCGGCAGAATTGCTTGGGGCGCTCGGCATCCTCTTCGGTGTGCTGACCCAACTGGCTGCCTTAGGACTGATCCTCGTCATGCTGGGCGCCATACAGAAGAAAGCCACGGTTTGGCACACCGGCTTCTGGGGAGAAAGCGGAACGTACGGCTGGCATTATGACTTAATGCTGGTGCTGATGTGCCTCGTCATCATCGTGACGGATGGCGGTAGGCTGGTTCTGCTCTAG